The window aatgatcatggatttataagcgAGGAATCCATCTTCGTTGGTATGAGGCCTGTTGGGGAAActcaaaacaaagtcatgagaacttatgcttaaagtggacaatattgtggagagtcgtgattcctaacatggcatcagagtcatgcccttaacttagctatgtcaatagaatcctcaagtgtcgaacaaagggtgtactttgttcaagggctcgATAGGCCTCAAGAGAGGCTCTATGTTgtggtatgaggcattttggggaagcccaaaacaaatcCACAAGaggttatgctcaaaatggacaatatcatactactgtggagagtcgtaattcctaacaaATTCTGGAGTAAGTGCAAATGGTGAAGTGTTTTGTTTTGCAATGCAGGTGGAAGAACAAATTGGAGTTGTTTTGGAGTGTTGATGATGGTTCTGATGATTCTTTAGCTGCTGAAAGTTGGCATAGAATCTGCAAGTTTGAAGACTTTTCTACTTGGTTTGTGCTTTTATCTTGTATTTCTTGATTGTAATTCCTACTTGTATTTAACTTGTAAAGCTAATTAAACTCGTTTCTTTGTCTTTGGGCTACATTCTATTGTTTTTAGTTACTGATATTGATTGATTGGAAACCTATctctaacatacgcgttttaaaattgtgaggctgatggcgatacgtaacaagttaaagcggacaatatcagctagcggtgaacttaggctattacaattggtattagagccagacatcgagctGTGTGCAaccaaggacgctggcccctaaGAGAGGAATACAATCCTTGTCTCTAGTCCCATTTATCTAATGGAGAGAAATATTTCTTgcgatgtcccacattggttggagaggaacaaactaccttttataagggtgtggaaacctcccctggaagacgcgttttaaagccttgagggaaagcccgaaagggaaagcccaaagaggacaatatctgctatcagtggattcgggtcgttacatttcaTCACTCCATTCCCCATTTTCTGTTTAAATGAGATTCTCCACCTCATTTAGAGCTGATCCCCACCGGGTCCTAAGCATGAATTCAACCATTTGAGAGTGGTAAAACAAGCTCTAGCAAGAGACCAACACGAGTAAGAATCCCTTTGATTTTATAAGTAAATCAAATTATACTAAACTAGTTGAAGTACATATTCTCTTAAGTAAGAggtaaaaaatttgaattcctCTCAACACTAAATAactcgaacaaaaaaaacttcaaaaaaaaaaaaaatggtatctAACCCTCAAATCGTCCATTATACACAAAGTTCATTCCCATCAACATCCATAGCCATCATACATCATCTTCCAAATAAGTCGTTTTGTGGCTCATACAACGTCGAGAGCACCTTCGATATCCAACATTTTCATCCGTCATTATTTCTTCATCGTGGATGAAACTCAGTTACAGACATTTCATTAATAgacaacaataaaaatttacttatCATAGACCGATCGCTATCTATTACATTGCCATTGTCGATATTGTGCATGAAATTTGTTGGCTCTTTAGGCAAAGGCAAAGGAACCGAATAACTATTGAGCATAAGAACAATAGATGCCATGGAAGGTCTCCGACTAGGATCATCTTGAACACATAATAAAGCAATATGGATGCATCTAAGTACCTCGTCTCTTGAGTAGTTGTTTTGTAGACTCGGGTCCAATAATTCTAATGGTGTTCCATCTTTCCATACTTTCCAAGCCTAAAACAACAAGACATTTAGGAGTTCAAAACGCATTATTGgctaattcaattcaaaagcTTCACTTCTTCGACTTACATAGGTTAACATGTTTTCCGCCAACTCCGATAGATAAAATCGGTTGTTTTTGTTCCCACTTATAATCTCTAAGGTTAGTACTCTGAAGCTATACACGTCAGATTTTGTGGAGAAGATCCCATGCATTGCATATTCAGGAGACATATAACCACTAAAATTGCAaacagaatgaaaaaaatttagtgaGCGTAAATGACTTTCATGCTTTgagattgaaggaaaactTACAAGGTACCAACGACACGGTTGGTATAAGtttcttgattttggtttACTTGAATAATCCTTGCCAAACCAAAGTCGGAAATTTTTGGATTCATATCCTCGTCTAGTAATACATTACTAGCTTTAAGATCACGATGAATGATTCTAAGTCGAGAATCTTCGTGTAGATACAGAATTCCACGAACAATGTTATTAATGATCTTATAGCGGCTCAACCAATTCAATTCGATTTGTCTATCGAAGTCTGCACATTTTGGAGACAATAATCAAGCTCATAATAGAGAAGATCAtgcaaataaaaatcaaaatgaaagagTTTTGTGAACAAACCAAATAGGAAATAGTCTAGGCTTTTGTTGGGAATGTATTCATAGATGAGTATCTTTTCTTCACCCTCCAAGCAAAACCCCAACAGCCTTACTAGATTTCTATGTTGAAGTTTAGCAAGCAACATGACTTCGTTTTTGAATTCTTCAACACCTTGTGAAGATCTTCTTGATAACCTTTTCACTGCTATCTCTTGTCCCTCCTCGAGCCTACCCTGAAATGAAATATACATACGAGAGttgataattttatagaaCGATGAATGATCGTTGATAGACTATAGGTATATTAATGATGTACTTAAAAATGCATTATGTGAGATTCTATataggttggagaggagaacgaaacattctttataagggtgtgaaaatctctccctagcagacgcgtgaGAGGGAAAttccaaaagaggacaatattggGTAGCGGTCggcttgaactgttataaatggtatcaatggtatcagagctacaCACCgaacggtgtgctagcgagaataCTAAgcttcgaagggggtggattgtaagatcccacatcgattggaaagagGGGGGGGGGNAAAGACGTTGAGCCCCGAGGGaggttgattgtgagatcccacatcggttggagggggaacgaaacattctttataagggtgtggaaacctctccctagcagacgttgagccctgaaagggggtggacactggAGGGGTGCCATCGacgacgttgggccccgaaagggggtgaatAAACGAGagcgaatcattctttataagggtgtgaaaacctctccctagcaaacgtggagccccgaaggggggtgggcACCAGGTGGTGTGTCATCGAGGATACTaagcctcgaaggagggtggattgtgagaccccacaacgattggagaggggaacgagtgccagcaagaacgttgggccccaaagagggggggattgattgtgagattccacatcggttggagagaggaacgaagcattctttataagggtgtgaaaagtcctccctagcagacgttgAGCCCTTAAAAGAGATGGACAcggggtggtgtgccagcaaggacgtcgAGCCACGAAatggggtggacacaaggtggtgtgccaacaaggacgtcgAGCCACGAAATGGAATGGACACGGGGCAGTGTGCAAAGAAGGACGCTGAGCCACGAAGGGGGGTGGGCAcggggcagtgtgccagcaatgACGCTGGGCCTTGGAGGGGGGTGGATACCGagcagtgtgctagcaaggatgctgggtctcgaaagggggtggacaccgggcagtgtgccatcaaggacgctgagccccgaagggggtggacatcaGGCGgtatgtcagcgaggacactgggcgtCTAAAGTGGGGTTTttagtgagatcccacatcgattggagagagaaacgaatgTCACTATGGACACTgtgctccgaagggggtggattgtgagattgcaCATCCGTTGAAAAGgcgaatgaagcattctttataagggtgtggaaacctctccctaacaaacccTGAGATCTAAAGGGAGGTGAACTCAGGGCATTataccagcaaggacgttaagtcacgaagggggtggacacggagcggtgtgctagcgaagatgctaagccctgaagggagtggacacagggcggtgtgccagcgaggatacttggccccgaaggagggtggacatcgggcggtgtgccagcgacgaggacgttgggccccgaaggagatgaactgtgaaatctcacatcaggTTGTGAGAGGTAcgaaaacattctttataatggcGTGGAAATCTATTTAGGCATACCTTGTAGACCGCACCAAATCCACCTTCACCCAGTTTGTACTCCGCTGAGAAATTGTTAGTAGCAGCATGGATTGTACTGAAATCAAATTGCAGAGATTCAACGGTAGGCATTTCATCAACtgcaaaattaattaagaattcatcacaaattattcccaaaattcaatttcaagtATGAACAAATTGAAGAACACCAAAATAAAACCACCTGAGTGTTTCTTCGTCTTTGGCCTTCGGCGCAGGAAACACCAGCCCCCCAAAAGCATTATGGAGACAGTAATTGAAACCACAATGCCAACAATCGTGACCGTTGGGAATCTTCTTTTCTCTGTtcaaaaaacatttgaaatcaGACTCTCATGGCTTAACAAAACGAGTCCAATGGAAGGAAAATACcgggcggcggcggcggagaaggaggaggaggaggaggaagaagcgGCGGTGTTGGAGTTGCCGGAGGCTGTACCTCGAGATTGAAAAATTGATAAACCTCGTAACGAACATAACAGCTCGGAAACAGAGCTCTACCACCACGTTTATTAGTGCAACAACTCGGAATAGTCTCAATAGCATGTGCTAAGCATTCTCGGCAACTCTGAGTGGACAGATCGCCGGTGCACTGTGCTAATGCATAAAGGGTTACATCTGATGTGAAATTAACCACCTGGGTCGCGAAGGATCCGTTCACCAAAGCATTGTCGGCTGCTCGAGTTCCGGTGTCGGTCAATAAGGACATCACTAGTTTGTTGAATCGAACCTTGTCGACGTCTATATCAGCTGTATTCAGTAATGCGAAACTCACATTTATAGACAACtgggaaaagaaaggattgtCGGAGTAACGGAATATGCATTCATCGTACCAAAAAACAGCGCCTTTACTCAGGGGACAGAACAGGGGAATGTTTCTGGCAGCGTCGGCCACGCAATTCTCACAGATGTTGCTATGGACGTCTCCACGGCACTGGAAGAGACCATAAACGGAGTCTGGTGGTTGGCCGAAGGAAGTACTGTAGAATGTTTTGACGGCGGCGATGGTGGTGAAATCATTGGAGAGAAGATCAAGGCTGAACTGATAGGCGGTGTTCTTGGTGAAATTGTGGGGTAAACAACTGCGATATGGGTATGAAACTGAGGTCTGAGCGTttccatggatgaagaaacagaggaggaTGTGGAAGAGGAAAGTAAGATAACTGAACATGTTAAACAAGTCTATGAACCGATTCGAAGGATTttgcagaaagaaaaaagatgtaAGAAGAGCAATAAGGAGTCAAGTCTTCAAGTTGGAACACGCAGGGAGTGGAACAGAGTGAAGTTGGATTTGGTTTTCAACGCAGTCCTACCAATAGTTTATGGGGAAAAATGAGTGTTATAAATGTTTATACACcaccaccaaaaaaaaaaaaaaacattctacACCCCTCTTCGAGACCTAGTGTCACGGTCCTACTTTTTCAACCTTGTGGCGTCGTGATCTTCACACACTCATGACCAACCTTAGGAAGAATTAAggcccatatatatttttcgctCTGTATTTGTGGCTCCATCAAACCTTGTGCAAGATTTGTCTTCGCTAATCGAACATTGtttgtgcggaatccaagcttgttcgacCACACACACCGCCTacgcgtgcatgttcaatcgtctgcgaAACGATCGACTTACCTCTACACTAGCCAAGTCATTCgtctcgaccttgcctctactcgaGGTCAAGGTCTCTCAATTAAACATCGCGTCTCATCTTGTCATGTCGATTCCCATCGACATGGCATATATGTCTTGACTCCATCCTGAGTCTCGAGGTGTCGTTGGCAATCACAACTCACTTGGACATGCCATCAAGAATGGGTCCACGTGTCGCTCATCTCATCAGGACATCCCGAAAATCCATCCATtcgggttctatcgaggcattggcCCTCCCATGTCCATGCCATGACATTTACGGATACTGTATCGGATagcgggtgtatgtagcaacctccgACACACGGGCCGAGGCACAACACCGGCACACCCATGCCGCCCGgtactgtccttgaaaaactcatttcaaaggaaTTCGCCCAAGACACTCGTCTCGACACACTCGCTCTTgttgtgacacacgtatgtgccacatGGTAGTTCGTTAAGGCCACAGGCctaggggtggtggagagctgacACCATGGTACCCAATGTAGTACATTTTGAGTCATTGTCAATCCATCAGGCATAAACATGATCttggtgaacggtcatacgCCGCCATGGAGCGTCCACCTGGTGCTCAATTGATACCAAAtttggcgagcattcatattttatatggaCGAACTTAACTTCAGAACCACATGCCCAAATTCCTTTTGGAACTCCGACTTTCGAGATTAAGGCCTAGGACCCTACCCAGTCCTCCAACAAGCCTGTCTTTGTCACTCTTGTCTATTCGATGTCTCTATTTTGCTTATGTCTCGACTTGTTTTCAATGCCCACTTTGTGTGGTGTGTTAGATGGTGCATCATCCTCCTCGGTTGCATCATGGCACTTGAGGGTCGCCGCTTCTCTTGTCTcaacgtgagggtcacaacctactctcttcatagttaggttgtgacacccagcatcctcgctggcacaccgctcagtgccCACCCTCCTTTGAgactcagcgtcctcactggcactcgttcccctcttcaattgatgtgggatctcacaatccacccccattctgggcccaacatcctcgctagcacttgttcctctcttcaatcgatgtggggacctcacaatccacctcccttcaggcgtcctcgttggcacactacTCGGTGTCTCTGGCTCTGATGCAATTATtttgagattccacatcggttggggaggagaatgaagcattctttataagggtgtgaaaatctctccccaatgcgttttaaaaaccttgagagggaGCTCGAAACGAAAAGCcccaaaagaacaatatctgctagcggtgggcttgggctgttacaattcttgcaacttttttttgttcaacacctaaagattttatttgacTAGTTAAGTTAAGATAaagacatgattttgatacCACTAATAATAACACTAAATCTctacaataatatgatattatccactttgagcataatctctcGTGAGTTTATCAttagtttccccaaaaggtctcatattAATAGAGATAGTGTCCCTTATATATCTAAGATCTTTCCCTTAATAAGTCAATGTGGAAGAATAAATCGACTTCGACAAAAAACGAGGTAAGAGGCTGAGATGGGCCATTTCGTACTAcgttactctttttttttttttttttttttttNttaatttcatattttttttttaaatttgagtgTTCAAAAACTTCAATAACTTGAAGATTCCCCTCCATTTAATTCTATTGGATCATTaacttatttgaattttttaatttcaaataagtaaaaattttatgggttAGAATTCATTAATGAATTCTCCCCAATTAATTTGGGTTCaatcaaaccaaatcaaatttattatcaaacttaaaaacaaattttatttagttatttattctCCAATCACCCCCAagtaaattttactttttttatacaCAATTTctaaagatatatattaaaattaaattgtaaatattaattcaatattttagagttcaaaaaaaaaaactatccattttaaattaaataaaagaaatactaCTCAAACAACAATTAGACTAAGTCTATTAACTATCACAATCTACgtgtggaaaaaaaaagagtcatGTCATGTTTTATAAAGTATTTGGTTTTAGGTAGTTTTCaagtaattttcataaatggtTAATAATGATCggatataaattcaaaatactttTCCAATCTTcctaaattatttcatttctttgagATGTGATGTTTGGgtcttaaataattaatttccgAAAAGGAAAGAGCTAAAGGATGGAAGAAAAGTAGTAAAATGACCTAAGAAAATGATGCACAAAGAAGGGTTCAACATTAAATGAATGAGATAAGGAATAAGTtgagtagttttttttttttttttttttttttttttttttttttttttttttttttttttttttttttttttttttttttttttNtctatctatctatctatatgtAAGGATTAAAGATATTctgaaatctcacatcagttgaagaggagaacgaaacatttttttttataagggtaagggtgtggaaacctcccctaatagatgctttttaaaaccgtgaggttgatgacgatacgtaacggaccaaagcgaacaatatctgttagcggtgggtttggttggttacaaatggtatcagagccagacatcggacgaagtgccagcgaggatgctggctctcaagggggtggattgtgagatctcacatcgaatGAAGATGTGAACGAAGTATTCGTTATAAGGGtgggaaacctcttcctaacagatgcattttaaaatcgtgaggctaatgTTAATgcgtaataggccaaaacaaacaatatcggctagtggtggatttgagatgttacaaatgttatcagagccagtcatcgggaggtgtgccagtgagatcGTTGGTGTAACGGATCAGGTAAAAAAAAACGGTTGTCGGCAGGACGGAAAACTCCGGCGAACGTCGGAGTTTTCGTTCTCACACAACCCATAAAGAGAGCCCAACGTCGGGGTCACCACGGAAACCAAAccgaccttcagccacctCCAAGACTCTTGCCgagaagaaaaatagtgaGAAAACGAGAAAGATAGTGAGAAAATCTGACGAAGCTCCAGCAAAGCCAAACCCTACGAAATCGACGTCGAAACTTCCGATTTATGCAACGAAAATAATCCCAGAGACTTTACACACACTAGGGGTAGATTTAGGCGATTCCTACACGTTGTACACCGTCAGACAAGGGAGATAGAACGTCGGATTTTCGAACCCTCTCAGATCCTGGGAGTGTTAGGCCTTTACGAACCAAACAAATACCAAAAACGGAATTAGGGGGAGAAGGAGACTCGGAAACGGAGGAGAAAGGAGGGAAAAAGGACGTCGGAACGACGTTaccgaggagagagagaggacgCCGGAAAATTTCGTGTAACCAGgcgaagaagacgaagtccGACTCGAGGGCCGGACTCCCGCGACCCGAACCGAGTCCAACCCACTCTAGTCCAAACCTCGGCCGACGACACTACCTTGGCCCAGTCGCCTCAGCCCAAACCAGAAAGCCCAATTACGACCTAACCCATCAGCCGCGACCCGAGACCCGCAAGCCTAATCCAATACCCGACGCTCACAGCCCAGCCCACCTGCAGAAGTTTCCTTTCAGTCCAGGCCCGATCCATCACTCGCGGTCAACCCAGACCTGCGACTGCAACCGAAAACCCGCGCACTCGACTCGACAACCCGTGCCTCGACCCGAGACTACTGCACACATGTTGCCCTCTAgttgtgccacgtggcacgtcTGCAGCGCGACACCCCTTAGCTCTGGCGGCTTAATCGGCTCGGCGGTGGCTTCTCGGCTCCGACGGCTTATTCGGCTAGAGAAACCTGTTTTCGACCTATTTGTCACCGTTTCGACCCTCCCGAACTTAGTTTTGACCCcatttaaggtaaaatagatcattttaaggtcgtatttcacaaattcaagttggaaattaattatgtttgtgaaatactaacgaaggtGTCGAATGAtccaataggaaccaaccaccaacggaaGCGTAGGACGTAtacgaggagctaggagcttacgtttatattttagggagtacttcggctaaggcctaccaagtaagtggctcacccgtcgtaggttacgcgttGTATGTTGGCATGTGCCCATGGATTCacacgtgtcattaaattgtatgctagattgtTGTGCCTAAGTACGTAATCTTGTGAACATGAATGTATGTTGTTTAGTATGATGTGATATGTAGTGCTTATGACGTTTATGATGTTCCTAAATGATTATGGCATGATTgtatgaaatatttgaatgtaaacagTATGaaatgtatgacatgaaatatggtaaattgtttgaaatataaccccgttaggattatgtatgatacgtagactgaaaatgagaaatgacacgttaagcatgaaagatgatcGCGGGGTTATATTTATGATAAGGTAGGAGTAAtggggatctcatgcattatgtgtgttcatgcattggggggatacccttattccatcacgagggtatggacgcgtacatccaatggcaggatgACGATTGTTATGTTTTGTGTAGCGttgtcgtgacggttactagttctaacgggtgttcggcctaaggagctcccagagtatgctcgtCCAACAAGGAAaatggcccagcggtgtgcgaactggctagtgagcccatactcgcatgtatggactgtgtgtagagtatatggtacacgtccaaattacTCGTTAGAACAGCACCGTAGGAAGACAAATTGAAAGATAAGTCCTATCATCTCATTGCGTGTGATTGTtacataaccccgatagggggtcacttactgagtattctagaaatactcaagcctcgtgcaactatatttttttcagaTAAAAGCAAGACACTCATATGAGATCGACGGCGGCATCGCACATCCCgggaccgtggcacatgcataagaTAGTTGTTTCCATTTCGTAGTATaagttagtataggttgaatttcGTTTGCATTCAAAGTATAGGTTAGTGTAGGTTGAATTCACAtttgcatcattagtataggttagaataggttgaattgtaatcGCATAATAAATCATAGGGCAGAATaagtgttgtttttttttttttctttctttcccttgtattcctttttcacgaggtaataaaaggcTAGCGTAAGTCGCATTTATGATAAGAGCACATTTAATGTAAATTCCGCATTTAAAGTATAATAACGACCTaagattaaataggtaaaatttaaGGTCCTTACAGCTGGCCcccgaaggggatggattgtgagatctcatattggttggagatgggaacgaagtattccttgtAGGAGtgggaaacctctccctaagatatgtgttttaaaaccgtgagactaacaaCGATTCTTAAAGGGCCatagcaaacaatatctactagcaatgagtttaggctgttacaaatgatatcagagccagacatcaagaggtgtgccaacaagattGCTGGCCCCagggggagtggattgtgagatcccacatcggttgttgatgggaacgaagtattcgtTTTAAGAGtgggaaacctctccctaacagactcgttttaaaaccgtgagactgacgacgttACTTAAAGGgctctgctagcgatgggtttgggctgttacaagtggtattagagccagacattgggcaGCGTGCTAGCGAGGACTCTACCTCCCAAGGtgggtgaattgtgaaattccacatcagagaagggaacgaagtattccttataagggcgtggaaacctttatctagggatgaattgtgagatcccacttctcctagagaaaggaacaaagtattccttataagggtgtggaaacctctcattaagagacacgttttaaaatcgtgaggctggtgacgatacgtaacgagccaaagcggataatatctgctaccgATATTGTGGCGgtcttaataaataatttgtatgATGGCTATACATAACCAACCAgcgtggacaatatctgctaacggtgggtttgggctattacacatATTGTAGTAGTATCATTGAATAATTTGTACGGGATACAATCTTTAAAGGTTTGAAATTATAGCTACAAATCATTTATTGATGTTAGCAAGACATACTTCAGTGTGGATACAACTCAGACATAGATGTTTCATTAACTGTGatccacatcagttggggaggagaacgaaacaccctgcataagggtgtggaaacctcttcctagtagacgcgttttaaagccttgagggaaagtccgaaagggaaagtccagatgacaatatctactagcggcggacttgggccgttacattaACAAACTACTGGACCGAGATGTGCTTGTGGTTCGATTACTGTCTACTACAATACCACCATCTTTACTGTGCATGAATGACGCTGGTTCCCTGCGCAATGGCAAGGTTGTAGAATAACTATTGAGCATTAGAACAATGGATGTCATTGAAGGCCTACGGCTGGGATTCTCCTGAACGCATAGCAAAGCAATATGGATGCATCTAAGCACTTCATTTCTGGAGTAATTATCTCTAAGTATTGGGTCCAATAGCTCTAAGGATGTTCCATTCTTCCATAGTTTCCAAGCCTAGCAAAAAAAGAAGCTCATGAGTTTATGAATTATTCGATCATTAAGAGTAAGAATCGTTCACTTACATAGGTCAACATGTCTTCGGCAAGATTCGACAAATAAAAggagttattttttttgcCACTTATAATTTCAAAGATTAAGACTCCGAAGCTATACACGTCAGATTTCAAAGAGAAGTTTCCGTACATTGCATACTCGGGAGACATGTAACCGctgaaaacatgaaaatggTCAACAACGACAATCGTACAAAAATGACTTTATGAATCATAAAAGTCAACTTACTATGTACCGACAATTCGATCGGTAATTCCTTGAGTTTGATCCACTTGAACAATTCTTGCCATACCAAAATCCGAAACTTTTGGATTCATATCCCCATCTAACAAAATGTTACTTGCTTTCAGATCACGATGAATAATTCGAAGACGAGAATCTTCGTGCAGATATAAAATTCCTCGAGCGATGCCATTGATAATTGTATATCGTTTGGACCAATCCAGCTGTTTTTGTCTAATTGGATCTACAAGTTTTGGAGAATCAAGTTAAAAATATAGGAAATGAATGGGGAAAACAATAGATTATGAAGGAAGAACAaaccaaataagaaaaaatcgaGGCTTTTATTGGGGATGTATTCATAGATGAGTATCTTTTCTTCACCCTCCATGCAGAATCCCAATAACCTTTCAAgattctcctcaaggtttttaaaacgcgtccattAGGGAGAGTTGTATGTGTGTttcatgttaggaatcacgactctccataatggtatgatattgtccactttgagcataagctttcgtggctttgctttgaggcACACCTctccataatagtatgatattgtccactttgaccataagctctcatggctttgctttgggtttccctaAGAGGTCTCGTCCCAACAatctgttgaggattgttacagattgttgggagtgagtcccacgttgactaatttagggaatgat is drawn from Cucurbita pepo subsp. pepo cultivar mu-cu-16 chromosome LG09, ASM280686v2, whole genome shotgun sequence and contains these coding sequences:
- the LOC111802459 gene encoding putative receptor-like protein kinase At4g00960, yielding MFSYLTFLFHILLCFFIHGNAQTSVSYPYRSCLPHNFTKNTAYQFSLDLLSNDFTTIAAVKTFYSTSFGQPPDSVYGLFQCRGDVHSNICENCVADAARNIPLFCPLSKGAVFWYDECIFRYSDNPFFSQLSINVSFALLNTADIDVDKVRFNKLVMSLLTDTGTRAADNALVNGSFATQVVNFTSDVTLYALAQCTGDLSTQSCRECLAHAIETIPSCCTNKRGGRALFPSCYVRYEVYQFFNLEVQPPATPTPPLLPPPPPPSPPPPPEKRRFPTVTIVGIVVSITVSIMLLGGWCFLRRRPKTKKHSVDEMPTVESLQFDFSTIHAATNNFSAEYKLGEGGFGAVYKGRLEEGQEIAVKRLSRRSSQGVEEFKNEVMLLAKLQHRNLVRLLGFCLEGEEKILIYEYIPNKSLDYFLFDFDRQIELNWLSRYKIINNIVRGILYLHEDSRLRIIHRDLKASNVLLDEDMNPKISDFGLARIIQVNQNQETYTNRVVGTFGYMSPEYAMHGIFSTKSDVYSFRVLTLEIISGNKNNRFYLSELAENMLTYAWKVWKDGTPLELLDPSLQNNYSRDEVLRCIHIALLCVQDDPSRRPSMASIVLMLNSYSVPLPLPKEPTNFMHNIDNGNVIDSDRSMISKFLLLSINEMSVTEFHPR
- the LOC111802150 gene encoding cysteine-rich receptor-like protein kinase 10, with product PPSSPPPPPPPPSTPPPPPPSTPPPPLPSPPPPPPGESRSSMMIIVAIVVPITVTVSILLFALSCYFLRRTAKKKYNAVKEDSVIDEMSTAESLQFDFNTINAATSNFSEENNLGEGGFGAVYKVHNYSYFFKNLEENLERLLGFCMEGEEKILIYEYIPNKSLDFFLFDPIRQKQLDWSKRYTIINGIARGILYLHEDSRLRIIHRDLKASNILLDGDMNPKVSDFGMARIVQVDQTQGITDRIVGTYGYMSPEYAMYGNFSLKSDVYSFGVLIFEIISGKKNNSFYLSNLAEDMLTYAWKLWKNGTSLELLDPILRDNYSRNEVLRCIHIALLCVQENPSRRPSMTSIVLMLNSYSTTLPLRREPASFMHSKDGGIVVDSNRTTSTSRSSSLLM